The proteins below come from a single Gimesia alba genomic window:
- a CDS encoding efflux RND transporter permease subunit has translation MLNSIIRLSLTHRTLVLAACVVILAYGGYLTTTLPIDVFPDLDRPRVVILTECPGMSSEEVETLVTYPIETAILGANGVEDVRSQSSQGMNVIYIEFSWQTEPRYARQIVSERLANVPMPPGIRPIMTPQASIMGQILHVGIHRRKGPQGGTLTPIGQTGLLAERTEQEGKPVLTVWNPVERNDPGLWQKIEVQNSNWKPKDLGRNVSFVWNKRSYDVVFPTPLEERMDLRTTADWLIRPRLLKLTGIAEVIVMGGDKKQYQVLVDPIKLQEYNVSLQDVEEAVQSNNLNASGGFILSGQTERSVRIIGRLGAITNEVLDELRKAPIKMNGDRAVLLENVAEIVEGPAPKRGDASIDGHAGVVITIVKQPHADTRKLTDDVMAALHDAETSLPADIVINTKLFKLKSFIDRGIYYVEEALVIGAVLVVIVLFLFLLNLRTTFITLTAIPLSLVITTLVFRIVGVLTGTELSINVMTLGGIAVAIGELVDDAIVDVENIFRRLGENNLSPDPKPAIVVVYEASREIRSAIIFGTAVVVLAFMPLFALSGVEGRLFVPLGVAYIVSILASLLVSLTVTPVLSFYLLPQAKATHEHQDGRLLRVLKWGAGYLIRFSMRHAAVLLLMTWALVGVSVWELSKLGADFLPKFDEGSVQINVTLPGGSSLKASNEASSLIDAQLVKMQKSKDKPQGPILHFFRRTGRAELDEHAQPVNVGEYILTMNPEANYDRDEFLETLLSNLETNVPGVGIEAEQPLSHLISHMLSGVKAQVGIKLYGDDLDKLRELAGDVRDAITDIPGVTPPIIDPQERVDELHVVLKPDELAYFGLSREYVARFVETALKGEAVSQVLEGQRRFDLIIKLNEQYRSDPYNLGELRLELPDGRGQIRLRELADFPGSASGPNLVNRENVRRRQTIRCNVSGRDLASTVVEIEKQVREQVALPTGYFVEFGGQFEAQRSATFLITILAAVSVAGIFIVLMMLYPSARITFQILNAIPTAFIGGVFALVLTNQTLTVASMVGFVSLGGIAVRNGILLVTHYFHLMEEEGEAFSPQMVLRGSLERLAPVLMTALTAGIALIPLVVGGNKPGLEILYPVATVILGGLVTSTFCEFFIHPGLFWKFSGKDAERLVRSESSDEELLRAVTQQHS, from the coding sequence GTGCTCAATTCCATTATCCGACTTTCGTTAACTCATCGCACACTGGTGCTGGCTGCCTGTGTTGTCATCCTGGCGTACGGCGGTTACCTGACCACCACATTGCCGATCGACGTTTTTCCCGACCTCGATCGCCCGCGCGTAGTGATTCTGACGGAGTGCCCTGGCATGTCGTCTGAAGAGGTTGAAACTCTGGTCACTTATCCCATTGAAACAGCGATTCTGGGAGCGAACGGGGTCGAAGATGTTCGCAGCCAGTCCAGCCAGGGCATGAACGTGATCTACATTGAATTCAGCTGGCAGACCGAACCGCGCTACGCCCGTCAGATTGTCTCGGAACGTCTGGCGAATGTGCCCATGCCGCCTGGCATCCGCCCGATTATGACACCGCAGGCTTCGATCATGGGGCAAATTCTGCATGTGGGAATCCATCGCCGCAAAGGACCACAAGGGGGAACGCTGACCCCAATTGGACAGACTGGCCTACTGGCGGAACGTACCGAACAAGAGGGAAAACCTGTACTGACGGTGTGGAATCCGGTAGAGCGCAACGATCCCGGTCTGTGGCAGAAAATAGAGGTCCAGAATTCCAATTGGAAACCGAAAGATCTCGGACGAAATGTTTCTTTTGTCTGGAATAAACGTTCCTATGACGTCGTTTTTCCGACTCCCCTCGAAGAACGGATGGATCTGCGCACGACAGCAGACTGGCTCATCCGACCGCGTTTGCTCAAATTAACCGGCATCGCAGAAGTCATCGTCATGGGGGGCGATAAAAAGCAGTACCAGGTTCTGGTCGACCCCATTAAATTACAGGAATACAATGTTTCGCTGCAGGATGTCGAGGAGGCCGTTCAATCAAATAACCTGAATGCCAGCGGCGGATTTATCCTCAGTGGCCAGACCGAACGTTCTGTGCGGATCATTGGTCGGCTGGGGGCAATTACGAATGAAGTACTGGATGAACTTCGTAAAGCTCCAATTAAAATGAACGGTGATCGTGCTGTCCTACTGGAGAACGTGGCAGAAATCGTCGAAGGCCCTGCGCCAAAGCGGGGAGATGCCAGTATCGATGGACACGCGGGCGTGGTGATTACGATCGTCAAACAGCCGCATGCCGATACCAGAAAGCTGACTGATGATGTGATGGCGGCTCTACATGATGCGGAAACATCACTGCCTGCCGACATCGTGATCAACACGAAGCTGTTCAAGCTCAAAAGCTTTATTGACCGGGGGATTTACTATGTAGAAGAAGCCCTGGTGATTGGTGCAGTACTCGTGGTAATCGTGCTGTTTCTGTTTCTGCTGAATCTGCGGACGACGTTCATTACACTCACCGCAATTCCGTTATCACTGGTGATCACAACCCTTGTTTTTCGGATTGTCGGAGTACTCACGGGCACCGAACTCTCGATCAATGTGATGACCCTGGGAGGGATTGCAGTTGCGATTGGTGAACTCGTTGACGATGCGATTGTGGATGTGGAAAATATTTTCCGTCGCTTGGGAGAAAATAACCTGAGCCCTGATCCGAAGCCCGCCATTGTCGTCGTGTATGAGGCCAGCCGGGAAATTCGTTCTGCGATTATCTTTGGTACCGCCGTTGTGGTGCTGGCCTTCATGCCCCTGTTTGCCCTGTCGGGAGTCGAAGGGCGTCTGTTCGTTCCCCTGGGAGTGGCTTATATTGTTTCGATTCTGGCCTCGCTGCTGGTCTCGCTGACGGTGACCCCCGTATTGTCTTTCTATCTGCTGCCCCAGGCCAAGGCGACCCACGAGCATCAGGATGGCCGTTTGCTGCGGGTTCTGAAGTGGGGTGCCGGATATCTGATCCGGTTTAGCATGCGGCATGCAGCCGTTTTGCTGCTAATGACCTGGGCTCTGGTCGGCGTCAGTGTCTGGGAACTTTCCAAACTGGGAGCTGACTTTCTGCCGAAATTCGATGAAGGGAGCGTACAGATCAACGTTACCCTGCCGGGAGGCTCTTCTTTGAAAGCTTCGAATGAAGCCTCTTCACTGATCGATGCCCAGTTGGTCAAAATGCAGAAATCCAAAGACAAGCCACAGGGGCCGATTTTACACTTTTTTCGCCGGACCGGACGGGCCGAACTGGATGAACATGCTCAACCGGTAAATGTGGGAGAGTATATTCTGACAATGAATCCGGAGGCGAACTACGATCGTGATGAGTTTCTGGAGACGTTACTCTCTAATCTGGAAACGAATGTTCCCGGAGTCGGGATCGAGGCGGAGCAGCCGCTGTCTCATCTCATCAGTCATATGCTGTCCGGGGTCAAGGCCCAGGTCGGTATCAAACTGTATGGAGATGATCTCGATAAACTCCGCGAACTGGCGGGAGATGTCCGTGATGCGATCACCGATATTCCTGGTGTAACACCGCCCATTATCGATCCACAGGAACGGGTCGATGAACTGCATGTCGTTCTGAAGCCAGACGAACTGGCATATTTCGGATTGAGCCGTGAATATGTCGCCCGGTTTGTGGAAACAGCCCTGAAGGGGGAAGCGGTTTCTCAGGTCCTGGAAGGCCAGCGTCGGTTTGACTTGATCATCAAACTTAACGAACAATATCGTTCCGATCCATACAATCTGGGGGAACTGCGGCTGGAACTCCCCGATGGCAGAGGACAGATCCGTTTGCGGGAACTGGCTGACTTCCCCGGCTCCGCCAGTGGGCCGAACCTGGTCAACCGGGAAAATGTCCGCAGACGACAGACGATCCGCTGTAATGTGTCGGGACGCGATCTGGCCAGCACCGTGGTTGAGATCGAAAAACAGGTCCGCGAACAGGTCGCCCTGCCTACCGGCTATTTTGTGGAGTTCGGGGGGCAGTTTGAAGCGCAACGCTCTGCAACATTCCTGATCACGATTCTAGCTGCCGTCTCTGTTGCCGGTATCTTTATCGTGCTGATGATGCTCTATCCTTCGGCGCGGATCACGTTTCAGATTCTGAACGCGATTCCGACAGCGTTCATCGGAGGCGTCTTCGCGCTGGTCTTAACCAACCAGACTCTGACAGTCGCCAGCATGGTGGGCTTTGTATCCCTGGGGGGGATTGCCGTCCGTAATGGAATTTTGCTGGTAACGCACTATTTCCATCTAATGGAAGAAGAAGGAGAAGCGTTCTCTCCCCAGATGGTACTGCGGGGCAGCCTGGAACGGCTGGCTCCGGTGCTGATGACCGCATTGACCGCCGGGATCGCCTTGATTCCGCTGGTGGTGGGCGGAAATAAACCGGGACTGGAAATTCTCTATCCCGTAGCGACCGTCATACTGGGAGGGCTGGTGACATCCACCTTCTGTGAATTTTTTATTCACCCCGGATTGTTCTGGAAATTCTCAGGCAAGGATGCCGAACGCCTGGTTCGTAGTGAAAGTTCTGACGAAGAACTGCTGCGGGCTGTCACACAACAACACTCTTGA
- a CDS encoding DUF3147 family protein → MYYFLKVALTAVLVVAVSEISKRSSLLGGVLASLPLVSFLGLIWLYIDTGSAEKVSELSRSIFWLVLPSLSFFLLLPFLLKKGVGFTASFGISTVVMIGLYLGMFFCLKKLGIQS, encoded by the coding sequence ATGTATTATTTCTTGAAAGTGGCTCTGACAGCAGTGCTGGTAGTGGCGGTCTCCGAAATCTCCAAACGTAGCTCTCTGTTAGGTGGTGTACTTGCCTCTCTACCGCTCGTCTCCTTCCTGGGATTGATCTGGCTCTATATCGACACAGGAAGCGCCGAAAAAGTTTCTGAGCTGTCCCGAAGCATCTTCTGGCTGGTACTGCCGTCACTCTCCTTCTTTCTACTCCTGCCATTTTTGTTGAAAAAGGGAGTCGGCTTCACTGCCAGCTTCGGAATTTCGACTGTGGTGATGATTGGGCTCTATCTGGGAATGTTTTTCTGTTTAAAGAAACTAGGAATTCAATCCTGA
- a CDS encoding XylR family transcriptional regulator — MPEQKRVLLLIETSRAYGRGCLSGVAAYVRVNQNWHVLHTERSLIEGPPSSLKNWKVEGVMSRIETPQMAEAIDRLHLPTVDLRGAHHPHNGGMFDTDHSICAQFAVDHFLQNGFRNLAYCGYPGIEFSDQRCSYFIKHLKAKGHTVDVFEPPTRKHKVDDIITREARGELTELQLVQWLQNLPKPVAVFACNDVRARQILTSCGLAGLRVPDDLAVLGVDNDEVIFNFTIPPLSSIQPDSKRIGYEGAALLDRLMEGEPAPKETILIPPTCIHVRQSSDIVAVEDRDVAAAMRLIRDYACDGITVDGVARQIPLSRASLDRRFQRVLGYSPKAEINRIRVNRAKQLLAETEYKITTIATLSGYGMAPQFITAFKRLTGLTPGKYREQSQI, encoded by the coding sequence ATGCCTGAACAAAAACGCGTCCTTCTATTGATTGAAACTTCCAGAGCATATGGTCGTGGCTGCCTATCCGGAGTAGCAGCATATGTCCGAGTCAACCAGAACTGGCACGTCCTTCACACAGAAAGAAGCCTCATTGAGGGACCACCTTCATCCCTGAAAAATTGGAAGGTAGAAGGTGTCATGTCGCGGATAGAGACACCGCAAATGGCCGAGGCCATCGATCGCCTTCACCTTCCAACAGTTGACCTTCGTGGTGCTCACCATCCACACAATGGCGGTATGTTTGATACGGATCACAGCATATGTGCTCAGTTCGCAGTTGACCATTTCCTACAAAATGGTTTTCGGAATCTAGCTTATTGCGGATACCCCGGCATTGAGTTTTCTGATCAGCGATGCAGCTACTTCATCAAGCATCTGAAGGCGAAAGGACACACCGTCGATGTTTTTGAACCACCAACCCGAAAGCACAAGGTTGATGACATCATTACCAGAGAGGCTAGAGGTGAACTAACTGAATTGCAGCTTGTACAATGGCTACAAAATTTGCCAAAGCCAGTGGCTGTATTTGCTTGCAATGATGTACGCGCCCGGCAGATATTGACATCATGCGGACTAGCTGGATTGCGAGTTCCTGATGACCTAGCTGTCTTGGGAGTTGACAACGATGAAGTAATCTTTAACTTCACAATTCCTCCATTGAGTAGTATTCAACCAGATTCCAAGCGAATAGGATATGAAGGAGCAGCTCTACTCGACAGATTGATGGAAGGTGAACCGGCTCCAAAAGAGACAATCTTGATTCCTCCGACATGTATTCATGTTCGTCAGTCTTCCGACATCGTGGCTGTAGAGGACCGTGATGTCGCGGCTGCAATGCGCCTCATCCGGGATTATGCCTGTGACGGAATCACAGTTGATGGCGTGGCTCGTCAAATACCCCTGAGCCGAGCGAGCTTGGATCGTCGATTTCAGCGAGTTTTAGGCTACAGCCCAAAAGCAGAGATCAATCGAATACGAGTCAATCGGGCGAAGCAATTGCTAGCCGAGACAGAGTATAAGATCACTACAATAGCCACTTTGTCTGGCTACGGTATGGCCCCTCAATTTATCACTGCCTTTAAACGTCTCACCGGACTTACACCTGGAAAATATCGAGAACAAAGCCAAATATGA
- a CDS encoding DUF1559 domain-containing protein, protein MKLKRLGFTLIELLVVIAIIAILIALLLPAVQQAREAARRNACKNNIKQIGLALHNYHETFRVFPYATGNPGQASSTCTFSGSDITNHTGWLYLLPYLDQSPLYNQFNFSAATGERLAGGGTLAGGGAIASGNAQLSTTILTVLLCPTDSGEKYYEGADTTYGSGVANTARTSYGFIVNDATACPDWAIANLSTRTMFGTNSSCRMRDIQDGSSNTAAIAETTLEIADGKTMSWATAHHVGLGIKFDLPPNIDINRWLCCDWTIPPWQETPIPGRLGSWGSPGSTHTGGMHILLADGAVRFISENLDSTIRKNLAYMADGNVIGQF, encoded by the coding sequence ATGAAACTGAAACGTCTCGGTTTTACCCTAATCGAATTGTTGGTCGTGATCGCCATCATCGCGATTTTAATCGCCCTATTACTACCTGCAGTTCAGCAGGCGCGGGAGGCAGCGCGTCGAAATGCTTGTAAAAACAATATAAAGCAAATCGGTTTAGCCCTTCATAACTACCATGAGACGTTTAGGGTATTTCCCTATGCTACAGGGAATCCAGGACAAGCCTCATCCACGTGCACCTTTAGCGGTAGTGATATTACTAACCATACAGGGTGGTTGTATCTTTTGCCATACCTTGATCAATCTCCTCTTTACAATCAATTCAACTTTAGTGCTGCTACTGGTGAGAGATTAGCGGGAGGTGGAACTTTAGCCGGTGGTGGTGCGATAGCCAGTGGAAATGCTCAGTTATCCACAACCATCCTTACGGTATTGTTGTGCCCCACCGATAGCGGAGAAAAGTACTATGAAGGGGCCGACACTACTTATGGATCAGGCGTAGCAAACACGGCTCGGACTTCTTATGGGTTTATTGTGAATGATGCCACCGCTTGCCCAGATTGGGCTATTGCTAATCTTAGCACTAGAACAATGTTTGGTACTAATTCATCTTGCCGTATGCGTGATATCCAAGATGGATCGAGTAATACCGCTGCGATTGCTGAAACGACATTGGAGATTGCTGATGGTAAAACAATGTCTTGGGCAACCGCTCATCACGTTGGCTTGGGAATCAAGTTCGACCTTCCTCCCAATATTGATATTAATAGATGGTTATGCTGTGATTGGACAATCCCACCATGGCAAGAGACACCGATACCTGGTCGTTTAGGCTCGTGGGGTTCACCGGGAAGTACTCACACTGGTGGCATGCATATTTTATTAGCTGATGGTGCCGTTCGATTTATTAGCGAGAACCTCGACAGCACAATACGTAAAAATCTAGCCTACATGGCTGACGGTAATGTCATAGGCCAGTTCTAA
- a CDS encoding carboxypeptidase-like regulatory domain-containing protein codes for MTNTVSHLKLAVILHLSILFYSCGGSEKVVPDKLTEVSGVVTLDGKSLASASVIFTPYSGTKGNGAFGVTDSDGKYTLQHKSGKPGIEPGKYYVIFSKWAMPNGSPIPAGKSAADVEAKQVIPKKYLAVTKAGRKNIAEVTGNASSFDFDLKSK; via the coding sequence GTGACAAACACAGTTTCTCATTTGAAATTAGCTGTCATTTTACATTTATCTATTTTGTTTTACAGTTGTGGTGGTAGTGAGAAAGTTGTACCGGATAAACTCACGGAAGTATCTGGAGTAGTGACTCTTGATGGTAAATCTCTGGCAAGTGCGAGCGTAATCTTTACTCCCTATTCTGGAACAAAAGGCAATGGTGCGTTCGGAGTTACGGATAGTGACGGAAAATATACACTTCAACACAAATCTGGAAAACCTGGCATCGAACCTGGTAAATATTATGTAATATTCTCGAAATGGGCGATGCCCAACGGTTCTCCAATTCCTGCGGGAAAGTCCGCTGCGGACGTGGAAGCCAAACAAGTCATACCAAAAAAATACTTGGCTGTAACCAAGGCGGGGCGTAAGAATATTGCAGAAGTTACAGGAAATGCAAGTTCATTTGACTTTGACCTTAAATCAAAGTAG
- a CDS encoding exo-alpha-sialidase: MKHHNVFLSLLLGLPCCMGLLQTVAMAEPPFQISPKLFDRDSDTLGLVELTGEHRTLFRATEESYQYCHHPNLVVFRDRLVCMWSNGIVAEDEPGQRILYCHTKDGINWTKPIELANHKQGKGVCVSAGFLVSGKTLIAFYTTTDGENFGENTSLIARTSVDAQIWSEPRRIVNGFFIEGPRQLPSGRLLLSGENVGPQRKTKRMKLLYTDSNYSLGRWEEADIEMDDINIFSYTEPGFFSREDGTLVMSFRNRSGFLYASESTNQGKSWSTPAKTNFPDCRARFSAGNLPDGTAYLISNPGPGHRRYLTIALSDDCKTFDRAFMIFGKPIRHRYGGRTKSHGWQYPNAVVWKDHLHIAYSINKEDLGTSRIALKELQR, encoded by the coding sequence ATGAAACACCACAATGTCTTTCTCTCACTTTTACTTGGCCTGCCATGCTGTATGGGGCTCTTGCAAACAGTTGCGATGGCAGAACCTCCTTTCCAGATTTCTCCTAAACTCTTCGATCGCGATAGCGATACTTTGGGTTTAGTCGAGCTTACCGGTGAGCACCGCACTTTGTTTCGAGCAACTGAAGAAAGCTACCAGTATTGCCATCATCCAAATCTAGTTGTTTTTCGTGATCGCCTAGTCTGTATGTGGTCAAACGGTATCGTGGCAGAGGATGAACCAGGTCAGAGAATTCTCTACTGCCATACCAAAGACGGAATTAATTGGACCAAACCGATTGAGTTGGCCAACCATAAGCAAGGAAAAGGAGTTTGTGTCTCCGCTGGTTTTCTTGTATCTGGAAAAACTCTCATCGCGTTTTACACCACAACGGACGGTGAGAATTTTGGGGAGAACACATCTCTCATTGCGCGAACTTCAGTCGACGCTCAAATATGGAGCGAACCGCGTAGAATAGTCAACGGTTTTTTCATCGAAGGACCACGACAATTGCCCAGTGGTCGTCTGCTTCTCTCGGGGGAAAACGTTGGTCCTCAACGCAAAACGAAACGTATGAAGCTACTATATACCGATTCAAATTATAGCTTGGGCAGATGGGAAGAGGCTGACATTGAGATGGATGATATAAATATATTTAGTTACACAGAACCAGGATTTTTTTCGAGAGAAGATGGCACACTGGTCATGTCATTTCGTAATCGTAGCGGGTTCTTATATGCCAGCGAGAGTACCAATCAAGGAAAGTCATGGTCTACGCCCGCCAAAACAAACTTTCCAGATTGCCGAGCCCGATTTTCAGCCGGTAATCTCCCCGATGGTACCGCCTACCTCATCAGCAACCCTGGTCCGGGTCATCGACGCTATTTGACCATCGCACTGAGCGATGATTGTAAAACCTTTGATCGTGCTTTCATGATTTTTGGCAAGCCCATTCGCCACCGCTACGGAGGCCGAACCAAAAGTCACGGTTGGCAATATCCCAACGCTGTCGTCTGGAAAGACCACCTTCACATTGCCTATTCAATTAACAAAGAGGATCTTGGCACATCGCGGATCGCGTTAAAAGAGCTTCAGCGATAA
- a CDS encoding DUF1559 domain-containing protein, with amino-acid sequence MKQRRAFTLIELLVVIAIIAILIALLLPAVQQAREAARRSTCKNNLKQIGLALHNYHDVFRTFPYGGSAIYWNAAGENAFNWRVMILPYLDQAPLYNEMSPYFGSYSNTTMAGLTHFHEQVIAVYQCPSEPGSGIRSGLASDEDNGLGFVTTAAVSSYNGSSGPTSSTTNCFLCASNVCLCHDGGNHFGSDNKVEGIMANNARGAKIRDITDGTSNTLGVGEVTQINNGLGNHYAQWDGIWAVSSTTTGINWVGRGATWASGHGFASNHVGGAHFLMCDGAVRFISENLDLATFGFLGGKADGNVIGEF; translated from the coding sequence ATGAAACAACGACGCGCTTTTACATTGATTGAGTTGTTAGTGGTGATTGCAATTATCGCCATTCTCATCGCACTACTTTTACCGGCTGTTCAACAAGCGCGGGAAGCAGCCCGCCGCAGCACCTGCAAGAATAATCTGAAGCAAATCGGATTGGCGTTGCACAACTACCATGACGTGTTTCGGACATTCCCCTATGGCGGCTCGGCTATATACTGGAATGCCGCCGGCGAAAACGCTTTCAATTGGCGGGTCATGATTCTTCCCTATCTTGATCAAGCGCCTCTTTACAACGAAATGAGCCCCTATTTTGGAAGTTACAGCAATACTACGATGGCAGGCTTGACCCATTTTCATGAGCAAGTTATTGCAGTTTACCAGTGCCCTAGCGAACCGGGCAGTGGAATTCGAAGTGGTTTGGCCAGTGATGAAGACAATGGATTGGGATTTGTTACAACAGCTGCCGTTTCGTCATATAACGGTTCGTCTGGTCCGACCTCATCTACGACGAACTGTTTTCTATGTGCTTCTAACGTTTGTTTATGTCACGACGGAGGAAATCACTTCGGTAGTGACAACAAAGTTGAAGGCATCATGGCGAATAATGCACGAGGAGCCAAAATTCGCGATATTACCGACGGGACTTCGAACACACTCGGCGTCGGTGAAGTGACACAGATTAATAACGGTCTAGGAAACCACTATGCCCAATGGGATGGAATTTGGGCCGTCTCATCAACCACAACAGGCATTAATTGGGTTGGCAGAGGAGCAACCTGGGCATCGGGACACGGATTCGCCAGTAATCATGTCGGAGGCGCCCATTTTTTAATGTGTGATGGTGCAGTGAGATTCATCAGCGAGAATCTCGACCTAGCAACATTCGGATTCCTCGGTGGCAAAGCAGATGGAAACGTCATCGGCGAATTCTAA
- a CDS encoding Nramp family divalent metal transporter encodes MSQSCDLFPEPPERLASLHLRNTFSFIGPGLIIASVTIGSGELVWASRAGAVFGYQLLWCFLLAGIFKAVQVYGAARHLTLTGEHPMVSWKAIPGPPLWFPLLIALPTVLVMPIAFSSISEILGGYLRELTGISMSNQPVGPFDGFEFWQNVWGGAVLTICFILAISSTLKTLERVSAVVLGLIIVCATISVIVCKPNVADFLAGLFIPLVPDYEPWVVTEYANTFAGRSPWLEVALYLSAVGGGTFDYIGYVGMIREKKWGLAGSKVASCDQLELIDDDQVTRAKIWTRAAMLDTGISFTSVILVTLLFAVLGALLLHTEQRIPDNTTLLSEQETFLTQLHPWLLWLYPVGVFLAFIGTLYGAFEIYRYTVVESARSLLPKWTTDKHVPIWRNLTVAYCYGGGMIMIWLPKQVAGNVLDRMTFGAVIGGATLCGLWCFAMLWINHVRLPRVLRMSWPLWVSTLIAGIAMTALGVQTLLVYF; translated from the coding sequence TTGTCCCAATCCTGTGACTTATTCCCTGAACCACCGGAACGTCTCGCCTCGTTGCATCTGCGAAACACCTTTTCATTCATTGGCCCCGGCTTGATTATTGCATCGGTCACTATCGGTAGCGGTGAATTAGTTTGGGCTTCACGAGCTGGTGCGGTGTTCGGTTATCAGTTGCTATGGTGCTTCTTGCTGGCAGGTATTTTCAAGGCAGTTCAGGTCTATGGTGCAGCGCGGCACCTTACACTGACGGGCGAACATCCCATGGTCAGCTGGAAGGCAATCCCCGGTCCGCCGTTGTGGTTTCCGTTGCTGATCGCGTTACCAACAGTACTGGTGATGCCGATTGCCTTCTCAAGTATTTCAGAGATTCTTGGTGGCTATCTGCGTGAGTTGACTGGGATATCGATGAGCAATCAACCTGTCGGTCCGTTTGACGGATTTGAATTCTGGCAAAACGTCTGGGGGGGCGCCGTTCTCACAATCTGTTTCATATTGGCGATCAGCTCGACATTAAAGACATTGGAGCGCGTCTCTGCAGTTGTACTCGGTCTAATCATCGTTTGTGCGACGATTTCCGTAATCGTTTGCAAACCAAATGTTGCTGACTTTCTTGCCGGGCTATTTATTCCTCTTGTTCCCGATTATGAACCCTGGGTTGTAACCGAATACGCAAACACGTTCGCAGGTCGCAGTCCGTGGCTGGAAGTGGCGCTCTACCTAAGCGCTGTTGGCGGCGGGACGTTTGATTACATTGGCTATGTCGGCATGATTCGCGAAAAGAAGTGGGGACTTGCTGGCAGCAAGGTAGCCTCTTGCGATCAACTCGAACTGATCGACGATGACCAAGTGACCCGCGCCAAAATCTGGACACGTGCGGCGATGCTTGATACGGGGATCTCGTTCACAAGCGTGATTCTCGTAACACTTTTGTTCGCCGTACTTGGTGCCTTATTATTACATACCGAACAGAGAATCCCTGATAACACGACGCTCCTTTCTGAACAGGAGACGTTTCTTACACAACTACATCCATGGCTTCTTTGGCTTTACCCTGTTGGCGTTTTCCTGGCATTCATCGGTACTTTGTACGGAGCATTTGAAATTTATCGCTACACAGTGGTTGAGAGTGCACGCTCCCTGTTACCCAAATGGACAACAGACAAACATGTTCCGATTTGGCGCAATCTGACAGTAGCCTACTGCTACGGCGGTGGTATGATCATGATCTGGTTACCCAAACAAGTTGCAGGAAATGTACTGGACCGGATGACGTTTGGTGCGGTAATTGGAGGTGCTACATTATGCGGTTTATGGTGTTTCGCCATGTTATGGATCAATCACGTACGATTACCACGCGTATTAAGGATGAGTTGGCCATTGTGGGTGTCAACGTTGATTGCCGGAATTGCGATGACTGCACTTGGCGTACAAACATTGCTTGTTTATTTTTAA